In Nitrospinota bacterium, a single window of DNA contains:
- the uvrB gene encoding excinuclease ABC subunit UvrB — MIPFKLQAEFQPAGDQPEAIAQLIANCSSETPRQTLLGVTGSGKTYTIANVIQKLQKPTLVLAHNKTLAAQLYSEFKAFFPENAVGYFVSYYDYYQPEAYLASTDTFIEKDASINDEIDKMRHAATHSLFERRDVVIVASVSCIYGLGSPEAYHGMLLFAETGMHIDREQVLKKLVDIQYKRNDIDFQRGTFRVRGDVVEVLPVYERNEAVRIEFFGDQIDRIQAFDPLTRESIRDLDRIAIYPASHYATPKKLIAKATAAIREELIERIHYFESQNLLIEAQRIEQRTMFDLEMIKEVGYCQGIENYSRHLMDRPAGEPPPTLLDYFPDDSLFIMDESHVTLPQLNGMYKGDRARKENLIRYGFRLPSAFDNRPLQFHEFQEHVKQIIYVTATPGPYEIEQSEGKVVELIVRPTGLVDPEIEIKPVGEQVDDLYHEVLKRAQKNERTLITTLTKRFSEDLAEHYTEMGLRVKYLHSDIITLERTQIIRELRLGEFDALIGINLLREGLDIPEVSLVAILDADKEGFLRSTTSLIQTSGRAARHVEGKVIMYADRVTKSMQAAISEMGRRRTIQQEYNEEHGITPTSIKKAIGEAMSNAEKFALVPLVEEEEVEYNKAGSASQFISRLEKQMFAAAKNLEFEKAAELRDKIKRLREKELMIPA; from the coding sequence AATGTCATCCAGAAACTGCAAAAACCGACGTTGGTGCTGGCCCACAATAAAACCCTGGCGGCGCAACTTTACAGCGAATTCAAGGCTTTTTTTCCGGAAAACGCAGTCGGCTATTTTGTCAGCTATTACGACTATTATCAACCCGAAGCCTATCTCGCCAGCACCGACACGTTTATCGAAAAAGACGCGTCCATCAACGACGAGATCGACAAAATGCGACACGCCGCCACGCATTCGTTATTTGAACGCCGGGACGTGGTGATCGTCGCCAGCGTTTCCTGCATCTACGGGCTGGGTTCGCCGGAAGCCTACCACGGCATGCTGCTTTTTGCGGAAACCGGGATGCATATCGACCGCGAGCAGGTCCTGAAAAAACTGGTGGACATCCAGTACAAACGCAACGACATTGACTTTCAACGCGGCACTTTTCGGGTGCGCGGCGATGTGGTGGAAGTTCTGCCGGTTTACGAACGCAATGAAGCCGTGCGCATCGAATTTTTCGGCGACCAGATCGACCGCATCCAGGCCTTCGATCCGCTGACGCGGGAAAGTATACGGGATCTGGACCGGATCGCCATTTACCCCGCCAGCCATTATGCGACTCCCAAAAAACTTATAGCAAAGGCGACCGCCGCCATTCGGGAAGAGCTGATAGAACGCATCCACTATTTCGAAAGCCAGAATCTGCTGATCGAGGCGCAACGCATCGAACAACGAACCATGTTCGACCTGGAAATGATCAAGGAAGTGGGCTATTGCCAGGGCATCGAAAATTACTCCCGTCATCTCATGGACCGCCCGGCGGGGGAGCCTCCCCCTACCCTGCTCGATTATTTCCCGGACGACTCCCTGTTCATAATGGATGAAAGCCACGTCACCCTGCCGCAACTCAACGGCATGTACAAGGGCGACCGCGCACGCAAGGAAAACCTCATCCGCTACGGGTTTCGCCTGCCTTCGGCGTTCGACAACCGGCCTCTGCAATTTCATGAATTCCAGGAACACGTCAAACAGATCATCTACGTCACCGCCACGCCGGGTCCTTACGAAATCGAACAATCCGAAGGCAAGGTGGTGGAGTTGATCGTGCGCCCGACCGGGCTTGTCGATCCCGAGATTGAAATCAAGCCGGTCGGGGAGCAAGTGGACGATCTTTACCATGAGGTGTTGAAGCGGGCGCAAAAAAACGAGCGCACCTTGATCACCACACTCACCAAGCGGTTTTCAGAAGATCTTGCAGAGCACTATACGGAAATGGGCCTCAGGGTAAAATACCTGCATTCAGACATCATCACTCTGGAACGCACACAGATCATCCGTGAGTTGCGTCTCGGGGAATTCGACGCGTTGATCGGAATCAATTTGCTGCGCGAGGGGCTGGACATCCCGGAGGTTTCTCTGGTCGCCATTCTCGATGCGGACAAGGAAGGTTTTTTGCGGTCCACCACATCATTGATCCAAACGTCGGGACGGGCGGCGCGTCATGTTGAAGGGAAAGTCATCATGTATGCGGACCGTGTCACCAAGTCCATGCAGGCGGCGATCAGCGAGATGGGTCGCCGGAGAACCATTCAACAGGAATACAACGAGGAGCACGGCATCACCCCGACCTCGATCAAAAAGGCCATTGGCGAAGCCATGAGCAATGCAGAGAAATTTGCGCTCGTGCCGCTGGTGGAAGAAGAGGAAGTGGAATACAACAAAGCCGGGAGCGCCAGTCAATTTATTTCCCGGCTGGAAAAACAAATGTTCGCCGCCGCCAAAAATCTGGAATTTGAAAAAGCCGCCGAACTCCGCGACAAAATCAAACGCCTGCGCGAAAAAGAACTGATGATCCCGGCTTGA
- the mrdA gene encoding penicillin-binding protein 2, protein MSVFRYSSDVSETVRRKIKFFVVLVIFSFLCLWMRVWYLQILKGQHFQEKSENNRVRLTPLPAYRGTIKDRNQETLVSIRPSFNLYVTPEDAKNLSENLTWLEGIIDFDKEQVFQKIKETRSFKQVLIKRDIRREEVAIVEESKMRLPGIEIKVEPLRSYVHGDLGTHVLGYLGEISKTKLESLNDPSYEQGDFIGKNGLEIIYETMLRGKKGYKEVEVDVSGRELKTLRKLPPKSGNTLILTLDLRVQKVLEEAMTGTPEEPVSGSVVVMKVHTGEIIAIASKPSFDSNLFAAGISQSDWNHLMDDELRPLQHRTITGQYPPGSTYKIVTALAGLQEKIITPETTVYCPGHFQLGRGRYRCWKRGGHGNVDLHKALVQSCDVYFYTVGNRLGIDKLSEYAKLLGLGEYTGIKLLGEKKGIIPSTQWKLANRNEAWLLGETISASIGQGYNLVTPLQQAKMMTTVANGGVLLKPYLVKKIIDPDGKVIKEFHPKVESKIDIQPEYLELVRKALLGVVNEPHGTGRHSRLKDILVSGKTGTAQVVKLKATEDIDKDDVIPYQFRDHAWFVAFAPYEKPEIAVSVLVEHGGHGGASAAPVAKKVMEAYFKYYPPFESLEKAESVVEGEAVVEKEEQSPR, encoded by the coding sequence ATGAGTGTATTTCGTTACAGCTCGGATGTTTCGGAAACTGTCCGCAGAAAAATAAAATTTTTTGTCGTCCTGGTGATTTTTTCTTTTTTATGTCTGTGGATGAGGGTTTGGTATTTACAGATTTTAAAAGGACAGCATTTCCAGGAAAAGTCGGAAAACAACCGCGTTCGATTGACCCCCCTGCCTGCCTATCGGGGAACTATAAAAGATCGAAATCAAGAGACCCTCGTCAGTATTCGCCCTTCCTTTAATCTTTATGTGACCCCTGAAGACGCCAAAAATTTATCCGAAAACCTGACGTGGTTGGAGGGAATCATCGACTTTGACAAGGAGCAGGTTTTTCAAAAGATCAAGGAAACGCGATCTTTCAAACAAGTGTTGATCAAGCGGGATATTCGCCGCGAGGAAGTTGCGATTGTGGAGGAGAGCAAGATGCGACTCCCCGGCATCGAGATCAAGGTGGAGCCGCTTAGAAGCTATGTGCACGGCGACCTGGGGACGCATGTCCTGGGTTATCTTGGAGAGATATCCAAGACTAAACTGGAAAGCCTGAATGATCCGAGTTATGAACAGGGAGATTTCATTGGCAAGAACGGGTTGGAGATAATTTATGAAACCATGTTGCGGGGGAAAAAGGGTTACAAGGAAGTGGAGGTCGATGTTTCCGGCAGGGAACTGAAAACTCTAAGAAAGCTTCCGCCAAAAAGCGGTAACACCCTGATCCTGACGTTGGATCTTCGCGTTCAAAAAGTTTTGGAAGAAGCGATGACGGGTACTCCTGAAGAACCCGTTTCAGGCTCCGTCGTGGTGATGAAAGTTCATACGGGGGAGATCATAGCGATCGCCAGTAAACCCTCTTTTGACTCCAACCTTTTCGCCGCAGGAATTTCCCAAAGTGACTGGAATCATCTGATGGACGATGAACTGCGTCCCTTGCAACACAGAACCATCACCGGCCAATACCCCCCAGGTTCAACTTACAAAATCGTGACCGCACTTGCGGGATTGCAAGAAAAAATTATCACCCCCGAGACGACCGTTTATTGTCCGGGGCATTTCCAGTTGGGACGGGGGAGGTACCGCTGCTGGAAACGTGGAGGGCATGGAAACGTAGACCTTCATAAAGCCCTGGTGCAATCCTGCGATGTCTATTTCTATACGGTGGGAAACCGGCTGGGCATCGATAAATTATCTGAGTACGCCAAACTTCTCGGGTTGGGAGAATATACGGGAATCAAGTTGCTGGGGGAAAAAAAAGGAATCATCCCCAGCACGCAATGGAAACTTGCCAACAGAAATGAGGCCTGGTTGTTGGGCGAGACGATCTCCGCATCCATTGGTCAAGGCTATAATTTAGTCACTCCTCTGCAGCAGGCGAAAATGATGACCACGGTCGCCAATGGAGGCGTGTTGCTGAAGCCGTATCTGGTGAAAAAAATCATCGATCCGGATGGCAAAGTGATCAAGGAATTTCATCCCAAAGTGGAAAGTAAAATTGATATTCAGCCGGAATATCTTGAGCTGGTGCGAAAGGCGCTTTTGGGGGTGGTGAACGAGCCGCACGGAACAGGCCGCCACTCGCGCCTGAAAGACATTTTGGTATCAGGGAAAACCGGAACCGCCCAGGTGGTGAAGTTGAAAGCAACCGAGGACATTGATAAGGATGATGTAATTCCCTACCAGTTTCGCGACCATGCCTGGTTTGTGGCATTCGCGCCCTATGAAAAACCGGAAATCGCGGTATCGGTTCTGGTCGAGCATGGTGGCCACGGAGGCGCCAGCGCGGCCCCGGTGGCAAAGAAAGTGATGGAAGCTTACTTCAAATATTACCCGCCTTTTGAATCACTGGAAAAAGCTGAATCGGTTGTCGAGGGTGAGGCAGTGGTGGAAAAGGAAGAGCAGTCCCCGCGTTAA
- the mreD gene encoding rod shape-determining protein MreD, whose product MVFLIQFIILLVLFSTQTTFLENFAIAGVTPDLILIFVVFCGINLRGSRGIGMGFAVGFIQDCLSGGLLGVNTLSKSLVAVFFSALKDKIMVEGLLPIFLFIITASLLDGIIYYLVLITLFKGEVPGSFLFSSLPVYALYNGCVGPILFYFLDLNRKWVLRKFSNSYLRQS is encoded by the coding sequence ATGGTTTTTCTGATTCAGTTCATCATTTTATTGGTTTTATTTTCCACTCAAACCACATTTCTTGAAAATTTTGCCATCGCCGGGGTCACCCCGGACCTGATTTTGATCTTTGTGGTTTTTTGCGGAATCAATTTGCGTGGAAGCCGGGGCATTGGAATGGGTTTTGCCGTCGGTTTCATCCAGGATTGTCTTTCGGGCGGCCTCCTGGGAGTCAACACTCTTTCGAAAAGTCTGGTAGCGGTATTCTTTTCAGCCCTGAAAGACAAAATAATGGTCGAAGGGCTTCTTCCCATCTTTTTATTCATCATCACCGCTTCTCTACTGGATGGAATAATTTATTATTTGGTTTTAATTACTTTGTTCAAGGGGGAGGTTCCAGGAAGTTTTTTGTTTTCATCATTACCCGTCTATGCCCTATATAATGGTTGTGTCGGCCCCATTTTATTTTACTTTCTGGACCTGAACAGAAAATGGGTTCTCCGTAAATTTTCTAACTCTTATTTGCGGCAATCATGA
- the mreC gene encoding rod shape-determining protein MreC gives MFKKGIKGKRLITLLSLLLMFSLALMTINIKREKEPLFFESLVIWVAAPFQAVFTQTVSSISNVFEHYFFVVNASQENELLRAEIDQLSREKNELVERIKEHERVAKLIQHEEPQEKKLLVAKVIGRDATQWSNVIFVDKGSNDGVQGNLAVVTNAGVIGHIIQSSGSTSKVLLITDSRSAVDSLFQGSRFTGVIVGTGENETHMKYVPMNADVEVGDAVLSSGLGGTFPKGLKIGTVSQAIKKKQGLFQEIQVVPSADFSRLEEVMVLMP, from the coding sequence GTGTTCAAAAAGGGAATCAAAGGCAAACGGTTAATCACGCTTCTTTCCTTGCTTCTCATGTTTTCCCTGGCCTTAATGACCATCAACATCAAGCGGGAGAAGGAACCCCTTTTTTTTGAATCCCTTGTCATTTGGGTTGCAGCCCCTTTTCAAGCGGTTTTTACCCAAACCGTTTCCTCCATCTCCAATGTATTCGAGCATTATTTTTTTGTTGTGAATGCGTCTCAGGAAAACGAGTTGTTGCGGGCCGAAATCGATCAGCTTTCCAGGGAAAAAAATGAATTGGTCGAGCGGATCAAGGAACATGAAAGAGTCGCAAAACTAATCCAGCATGAAGAACCCCAGGAAAAAAAGTTACTGGTTGCGAAGGTCATTGGCCGGGACGCCACGCAATGGTCTAACGTGATTTTTGTCGATAAGGGATCGAATGATGGCGTTCAGGGAAACCTTGCGGTGGTGACCAACGCCGGGGTCATCGGCCACATAATTCAATCTTCGGGAAGCACATCAAAAGTTTTGTTAATCACCGACAGCCGCAGTGCGGTGGACTCCCTGTTTCAAGGCTCCCGCTTTACAGGGGTGATCGTGGGAACCGGAGAAAACGAGACACATATGAAATATGTGCCGATGAATGCTGATGTGGAGGTGGGCGATGCGGTCCTTTCTTCCGGACTGGGGGGAACGTTTCCCAAAGGGCTGAAAATTGGCACCGTGAGCCAGGCCATCAAAAAAAAACAAGGATTATTTCAGGAAATTCAGGTCGTCCCCAGCGCCGATTTTTCCCGCTTGGAAGAAGTTATGGTTTTAATGCCTTAA
- a CDS encoding rod shape-determining protein, with product MFDLFWNLFSNDLAIDLGTANTLVFVRGEGIVLREPSVVALNSQTNEVQAVGMEAKQMLGRAPGTIIAIRPMKDGVIAHFEVTEKMIRHFIQKVHNNRKTLVRPRVVIAVPSGITQVETRAVRDSAESAGAREVFLIEEPMAAAIGVDLPVQEPTGNMIIDIGGGTTEVAIISMSGIVYSKSIRIAGDEMDEAIVNYIKRKYNLLIGERTAEEVKINIGSAYPLEKRITMEVKGRDLVAGIPKTLVISDEEIREALAETFGTIVESVKIALERTPPELAADIVDKGVVVAGGGSLIKGLDILLKEATGLPITLAEDPLSAVALGAGKVLCDPKLLKKVTL from the coding sequence TTGTTCGACTTATTCTGGAATTTATTTTCTAATGATCTGGCGATTGATTTAGGAACCGCCAACACGCTGGTTTTTGTTCGTGGCGAGGGAATCGTCTTGCGGGAACCTTCCGTTGTGGCCTTGAACAGCCAAACCAACGAAGTGCAGGCGGTGGGGATGGAGGCCAAGCAGATGCTGGGTCGGGCGCCGGGAACCATTATTGCCATTCGTCCCATGAAAGACGGAGTCATTGCTCACTTTGAGGTGACGGAAAAAATGATCCGCCACTTCATACAAAAGGTTCATAATAATCGTAAAACTCTTGTTCGTCCGCGGGTGGTGATTGCGGTTCCTTCCGGAATCACCCAGGTCGAAACACGCGCTGTCCGGGATTCTGCTGAATCGGCGGGAGCCCGGGAAGTTTTTTTAATCGAGGAACCCATGGCCGCGGCCATTGGGGTGGATCTTCCCGTTCAGGAGCCGACCGGGAACATGATCATCGATATTGGCGGGGGCACGACGGAGGTGGCCATCATCTCCATGTCGGGAATTGTTTATAGTAAATCCATTCGCATTGCGGGCGATGAAATGGATGAAGCCATCGTCAATTACATAAAACGAAAATACAACTTGTTGATCGGCGAACGCACTGCGGAAGAGGTTAAAATAAATATTGGTTCCGCGTATCCCTTGGAAAAGCGAATAACGATGGAAGTCAAGGGCCGTGATCTGGTCGCCGGCATTCCCAAAACCCTTGTTATTTCCGACGAAGAAATCCGTGAGGCTTTGGCCGAAACTTTTGGAACGATCGTCGAGTCGGTAAAAATTGCACTGGAACGCACCCCTCCTGAACTGGCGGCGGATATTGTCGATAAAGGTGTGGTGGTTGCGGGCGGAGGATCTTTAATTAAAGGCTTGGATATATTGTTGAAGGAGGCAACGGGTTTGCCCATTACTTTAGCAGAAGACCCCCTGTCGGCCGTTGCCCTGGGAGCCGGGAAAGTATTGTGCGACCCCAAACTACTTAAAAAAGTCACCTTGTAG
- a CDS encoding SurA N-terminal domain-containing protein encodes MLNFVRQHAESWLVKSIIWMIVFAFVGTIFYSWGMGGSTGSRGGVVATVEGVDIEYSEYDKTFNNMVNFYREQFKSQFSEDLIQRLDLKTQALDALIQRKLLLLESGNLNIKISDEEVIDHIQSFPAFQKDKIFNKSFYTNYLKFNRLSPLDFEESQREALMIQKLERLITGNTLVSKSEVLDAFNNEEETTKLDYIAFSEDQFKDLQAVTDENLKKFFEENKSQFEVPDQIQVEYIKVSPKDFESDIELSKEDIQDFYETNVADFRVKKQYTASHILFQLEPSKIDEKASVEEKQEASEDAAKTEAEQALKKIKDGADFAKTAEQLSDDPSSASKSGSLGDFVDGTMVPEFEEALNKLKVGEISEPVKSPFGYHIIRLDGKQEARVKPLSEVKDTVVAKAKETKSRQKARRIVKQIYKAAGKGSDFSQAAAEQKIVIKTSDFFSRRNHNIPDVGAAPEFFNTAFILADGQISEPINTLEASFVLKVKERKPAAIPELDSIREKVKEAAQKKADKDFTEKRFKELAAKLISGNDLDKIAQEVKLEIRHTPFFSRVDSIPGIGDFQNIKDAVFPLEKGQVASASAFRKHYLLRVQDRKMPDAPTEDQIETITARLKRQKSTTVFNDWLKNLREKSNILIDKTLL; translated from the coding sequence ATGCTGAATTTTGTCCGGCAACACGCTGAATCCTGGTTGGTAAAGTCCATAATATGGATGATAGTGTTTGCTTTTGTGGGTACCATTTTTTACTCATGGGGTATGGGAGGTTCTACCGGGTCTCGTGGAGGAGTTGTCGCCACAGTGGAAGGTGTCGATATCGAATACAGTGAATACGATAAAACCTTCAACAATATGGTCAATTTTTACCGGGAACAATTCAAAAGCCAGTTTTCGGAGGATTTGATCCAACGACTGGATTTGAAAACCCAGGCACTCGATGCTCTCATCCAAAGAAAACTCCTGCTTTTAGAATCGGGAAACCTCAACATCAAGATAAGTGATGAAGAAGTGATCGATCATATTCAAAGTTTCCCCGCCTTCCAAAAGGATAAAATATTCAATAAATCTTTTTACACCAACTATCTTAAGTTTAATCGATTGTCCCCACTGGATTTTGAAGAGAGCCAGCGGGAAGCATTAATGATTCAAAAGTTGGAAAGATTGATCACGGGCAATACCCTGGTTTCTAAAAGTGAAGTTCTTGACGCGTTTAACAATGAGGAAGAAACCACAAAACTCGACTACATTGCTTTCTCAGAGGACCAGTTTAAAGACCTTCAAGCCGTCACCGATGAAAATTTAAAAAAATTCTTTGAAGAGAATAAATCTCAATTTGAAGTTCCCGACCAAATCCAAGTTGAATACATCAAAGTGAGCCCTAAAGACTTCGAAAGTGACATTGAACTCAGCAAGGAAGATATTCAAGACTTTTATGAAACAAACGTCGCTGACTTCCGCGTGAAAAAGCAATACACGGCCAGCCATATTCTTTTCCAGTTGGAACCATCAAAGATTGATGAAAAAGCCAGTGTTGAGGAAAAGCAAGAAGCCTCTGAAGATGCGGCTAAAACCGAAGCCGAACAGGCGTTGAAAAAAATTAAGGACGGAGCGGATTTTGCCAAGACAGCCGAACAATTATCCGATGATCCTTCTTCGGCCAGCAAGAGCGGCAGTTTGGGCGATTTCGTTGACGGAACCATGGTCCCCGAGTTTGAAGAGGCGTTGAACAAACTGAAGGTCGGTGAAATCAGTGAACCTGTAAAGTCCCCCTTTGGTTACCATATCATCCGACTCGATGGCAAACAGGAAGCCAGAGTCAAACCGCTTTCAGAGGTGAAGGACACTGTGGTCGCAAAGGCCAAGGAAACCAAATCCCGGCAGAAAGCACGCCGCATCGTCAAACAAATTTATAAAGCCGCGGGAAAGGGAAGTGATTTTTCGCAAGCGGCGGCGGAGCAGAAGATCGTGATTAAAACTTCTGATTTTTTCAGTCGGCGAAATCACAACATCCCGGATGTGGGTGCGGCTCCCGAATTCTTCAATACCGCCTTTATCCTGGCAGACGGTCAAATCAGCGAGCCGATCAATACGCTTGAGGCATCATTCGTGTTGAAAGTAAAAGAACGAAAACCCGCAGCGATTCCCGAACTGGACAGTATTCGCGAAAAGGTGAAAGAAGCGGCCCAAAAGAAAGCCGATAAAGACTTCACTGAGAAGAGGTTTAAAGAGCTGGCGGCCAAGCTCATAAGCGGGAACGATCTGGATAAAATAGCCCAGGAAGTGAAACTGGAAATCCGGCACACACCGTTTTTCAGCCGGGTGGATTCCATTCCCGGAATCGGTGATTTTCAAAATATCAAGGATGCGGTTTTCCCTCTGGAAAAGGGTCAAGTCGCATCTGCCTCGGCGTTCAGAAAACATTATCTGCTCAGGGTCCAGGATCGAAAAATGCCCGACGCACCCACCGAGGATCAAATCGAAACCATCACAGCTCGCCTGAAAAGGCAAAAATCTACCACGGTCTTCAATGACTGGCTCAAGAACCTGAGGGAAAAATCCAACATCCTGATCGATAAAACCCTGCTGTAG
- the thiD gene encoding bifunctional hydroxymethylpyrimidine kinase/phosphomethylpyrimidine kinase, protein MKTVNTALTIAGSDPSGGAGIQADLKTFSAFGVFGQSVITAITVQNTLGVKGAFDIPVDTVEQQLCALLEDKNPLAVKTGMLANEAIVECVARQLKRGKIKKLVVDPVIRSSSGKTLLSKRGVQALKETLLPLAQMVTPNIKEAEILADMRIIKPADRLKAARIILKTGVKSVLITGGHLKGNPEDFFYDGGSPVKLDAERLISEDLHGTGCVLSAAITANLALGKSLESAVADAKEFIGKAILGGVRSGTGQGSVEPLAPLHQNAERWDIFQRVSRAVDVLKDAKIGHLIPEVQSNLGVGLADARTHQDVIGFPGRIVKYGENIVTLSPPQYAGSRHVANIVLTAMSHDPSKRAVMNIKYTPELMDICRRLKFKTATFNRADEPSKVRQKEGSSLEWGTDHAIRQCGLVPDIIYDIGGMGKEEMIRVISEDVESLIDKVLKIHRACK, encoded by the coding sequence ATGAAAACAGTTAATACTGCTTTGACTATTGCCGGGTCCGACCCAAGTGGCGGGGCCGGAATTCAGGCCGATTTGAAAACCTTTTCTGCATTCGGAGTTTTCGGGCAATCGGTTATTACTGCCATCACCGTTCAAAATACATTGGGCGTCAAAGGCGCTTTTGATATTCCCGTCGATACGGTGGAGCAACAGTTGTGCGCTTTGCTGGAAGATAAAAACCCCCTTGCTGTGAAAACGGGGATGTTGGCAAACGAAGCCATCGTCGAATGCGTCGCCCGTCAGCTCAAGCGGGGTAAAATCAAAAAACTGGTGGTTGATCCGGTCATTCGGTCTTCCAGCGGCAAGACGCTTTTGTCCAAACGGGGAGTCCAGGCGTTGAAAGAAACCCTGCTGCCGTTGGCGCAGATGGTCACTCCAAATATAAAGGAAGCTGAAATCCTTGCCGACATGCGGATCATCAAGCCCGCCGATCGTTTGAAGGCCGCCCGTATCATTTTAAAAACCGGGGTCAAAAGCGTTTTGATCACCGGCGGGCATTTGAAGGGCAATCCAGAAGACTTTTTTTATGACGGCGGAAGTCCTGTAAAGCTGGATGCCGAACGACTGATAAGCGAAGACCTGCACGGCACCGGCTGTGTGCTTTCTGCGGCGATCACCGCCAATTTGGCGCTGGGAAAATCCCTGGAGTCAGCGGTAGCGGATGCGAAAGAGTTCATTGGAAAAGCAATTCTCGGCGGGGTTCGATCTGGGACAGGGCAGGGCAGTGTCGAACCCCTGGCGCCTCTACATCAAAATGCAGAACGGTGGGATATTTTCCAGCGCGTCTCCCGCGCCGTGGATGTATTGAAAGATGCGAAAATTGGCCACCTCATCCCGGAAGTCCAGTCCAATCTGGGCGTGGGGCTTGCGGATGCCCGGACCCATCAGGATGTGATCGGGTTCCCTGGGCGGATCGTGAAGTACGGAGAAAACATCGTCACCCTTTCCCCGCCACAATACGCGGGTTCCAGGCATGTCGCCAATATCGTTTTGACGGCGATGAGCCACGATCCGTCCAAGCGCGCGGTAATGAATATCAAATACACTCCCGAACTCATGGACATATGCAGGCGACTCAAGTTCAAGACCGCCACCTTTAACCGTGCGGACGAGCCGAGCAAGGTGAGGCAAAAAGAAGGGTCCTCCCTCGAATGGGGAACCGATCATGCGATTCGCCAATGCGGGCTTGTCCCCGATATCATTTACGATATCGGGGGAATGGGAAAGGAAGAAATGATCCGTGTTATCAGCGAGGATGTGGAATCTCTGATCGACAAAGTTTTAAAAATCCATCGCGCGTGCAAGTAA